The proteins below come from a single Camarhynchus parvulus chromosome 29, STF_HiC, whole genome shotgun sequence genomic window:
- the LOC115914475 gene encoding lens fiber major intrinsic protein-like: MRELRSSAFWRAVLAEFLGSLLYALLGLGASLRWAPGPPSVVGAALAFGLAQTTLVQALGNVSGGHVNPAITLAFLMASQLSLPRALGYLLAQVLGMLAGAGVLYGVTPGPVRGTLGLSALHPGVGPGQGTVVELLLTAQFVLCVFASFDDRHDGRPAMAAVPVGFSLALGHLFGIHYTGASMNPARSFAPAVITRNFANHWVYWAGPLLGAALGAVLYEFALCPRPRSLAERLAAFKGEPPAPTAVTAVTAAAAEPPPEPPAEPLELKTQGAVTGPGRGAAPRPPLLCCDGAAAVRVVRVCAARRGGRAAAGPRCCREPANRAARDRPYRAGAAPPRRGGTSVFGELNLLFYFGCERGGASARGNWGSCVTPPPRRDRERGREGGGDGAAVSGMGGTGIGAPRGSGGVECPGTARERGLGVIRGHRNRGGVSGAEGDVIRDRGNRVLRALEGVPGSAGAPGSGGSGEKWGLRSGIGREGGGVRNAPGPRRHRDRLGPGFSP, translated from the exons ATGCGGGAGCTGCGCTCGTCCGCCTTCTGGAGGGCCGTCCTGGCCGAGTTCCTGGGCAGCCTCCTCTatgccctgctggggctgggggcctCCCTGCGCTGGGCCCCGGGCCCCCCCAGCGTTGTGGGGGCCGCCTTGGCCTTCGGGCTGGCCCAGACCACCCTGGTGCAGGCGTTGGGCAATGTCAGCGGGGGTCACGTCAACCCGGCCATCACGCTGGCCTTCCTGATGGCCTcgcagctctccctgccccgTGCCCTGGGTTACCTGCTGGCCCaggtgctgggaatgctggccGGAGCCGGGGTGCTCTATGGGGTGACCCCCGGCCCCGTCCGTGGCACCCTCGGCCTCAGCGCG CTGCACCCCGGCGTGGGCCCGGGCCAGGGCACGGTGGTGGAGCTGCTCCTGACCGCCCAGTTCGTCCTCTGCGTCTTCGCCAGCTTCGACGACCGCCACGACGGGCGCCCGGCCATGGCCGCCGTGCCCGTCGGCTTCTCCCTCGCCCTCGGCCACCTCTTCGGG ATCCACTACACGGGCGCCAGCATGAACCCCGCTCGCTCCTTCGCCCCCGCCGTCATCACCCGCAACTTCGCCAACCACTGG GTGTACTGGGCGGGCCCGCTGCTGGGTGCGGCGCTGGGCGCGGTGCTCTACGAGTTCGCGCTGTGCCCGCGGCCGCGCAGCCTGGCCGAGCGCCTGGCCGCCTTCAAGGGAGAGCCGCCCGCCCCCACCGCCGTCACCGCCGTCACCGCCGCCGCGGCCGAGCCGCCGCCCGAGCCGCCGGCAGAGCCGCTGGAGCTGAAGACGCAGGGGGCTGTAAcggggcccggccggggcgcggccccgcgcccgccgctgcTTTGCTGTGACGGGGCCGCCGCGGTGCGTGTGGTGCGTGTGTGtgcggcgcggcgcggcgggcgggcggcggcggggccccgCTGCTGCCGGGAACCGGCCAACCGGGCTGCCCGGGACCGCCCGTaccgggccggggccgccccgccccgccgcggcgGGACTTCTGTGTTCGGTGAATTAAACCTGCTCTTTTATTTTG GGTGCGAGCGGGGCGGGGCCTCGGCCCGCGGGAACTGGGGCAGTTGTGTAAcgccgcccccgcgccgggACCGGGAGCGCGGCCGTGAGGGCGGCGGGGACGGGGCGGCGGTGAGCGGGATGGGGGGGACCGGCATCGGGGCGCCCAGGGGGTCCGGGGGCGTGGAGTGTCCCGGGACCGCCCGGGAGCGGGGATTGGGGGTGATCCGGGGTCACCGAAACCGGGGGGGTGTTTCGGGAGCGGAGGGGGACGTGATACGGGATCGGGGGAACCGGGTGCTCCGGGCTCTGGAGGGTGTTCCGGGATCGGCGGGCGCTCCGGGATCAGGGGGGTccggggaaaaatgggggttgAGATCTGGGATCGGGCGGGAGGGCGGGGGTGTCAGGAATGCTCCGGGACCGAGAAGGCACCGGGACCGACTGGGACCGGGGTTTAGTCCGTGA
- the LOC115914476 gene encoding aquaporin-2-like — protein MAIEELRSGRFWRGVLTELLATLIFVGVVLGASASPGLLAPALAGGLVAGGLLCTLGGPQANPALTLALLCTRKLSALRGAAGLLAQCTGATLASAAARAALQDDTGLVTRVSAVGTAGTALAWETFATFQVALAAFATSEHAAPQAGLALGSAVAAGALAAGPFSGGSMNPARSLGPAIVTGLWDDHWVYWLGPVLGAVLAGLSYEFILAPGASREKLSACLACRDVALVETPSLSPSSVAHCPPAPPAEQDTA, from the exons ATGGCCATCGAG GAGCTGCGCAGCGGCCGCTTCTGGCGGGGGgtgctgacagagctgctggccacCCTCATCTTCGTGGGGGTGGTCCTGGGGGCTTCAGCATCCCCGGGACTActggcaccagccctggccGGGGGGTTGGTGGCCGGGGGGCTCCTCTGCACCCTCGGGGGTCCCCAAGCCAACCCCGCATTGAcgctggccctgctgtgcacCCGCAAGCTGAGCGCCCTGCGCGGCGCCGCGGGGCTCCTGGCCCAGTGCACGGGGGCCACGCtggcctctgctgctgcccgtGCAGCGCTGCAGGACGACACCGGCCTCGTCACCAGG gtGAGCGcggtggggacagcggggacagcgctggCGTGGGAGACCTTTGCCACCTTCCAGGTGGCGCTGGCCGCCTTTGCCACCTCTGAACACGCAGCCCcgcaggctgggctggccctgggcagcgCTGTGGCCGCCGGTGCCCTGGCTGCA GGGCCGTTCTCGGGGGGCAGCATGAACCCCGCGCGCTCGCTGGGGCCGGCCATCGTCACCGGGCTCTGGGACGATCATTGG GTGTACTGGCTGGGCCCGGTGCTGGGCGCGGTGCTGGCCGGGCTCTCCTACGAGTTCATCCTGGCTCCCGGAGCCTCCCGGGAGAAGCTCAGCGCCTGCCTCGCCTGCCGGGACGTGGCTCTGGTGGAGACCCCCAGCCTGTCCCCGTCCTCGGTGGCCcactgccccccagcccccccggCCGAGCAGGACACTGCCTGA